In Acomys russatus chromosome 13, mAcoRus1.1, whole genome shotgun sequence, the genomic stretch ggttgactttaccgttgatgagtatgaagtgaccatcttAATATCTTTCAATTAATTTTGgctggaagtctattttattagatattaaaatggctacaccagcttgcttcttgtgtccatttgcttggaatacctttttccagccttttaccctgaggtaatgtctgtccttatagctgagatgtgtttcttgaatgcagaatattgggccttgtttatgcatccatttagtCTGTGCtgttttattggaaaattgagaccattgatattgagggatattaatgacaagtgattGTTAAGTCTCTTGTTTTGGATGTTGGTTGTTTTGGATGTtggagtgtttgtgtggttatgtttttgtgacactgtagttatctatttcctgtgtaattttggttgtagcttgtaactttgggttggaggtttccttctagtaacttctatgaGGCCGGATTTGTGGACAGGTACtgcttgcatttgtttttatcacggaatagcttgttttctccatcaatggttattgatagtttctctcggtatagtagtctggcctggcatctgtggtctcttagggcttgcaggacctctgtccaggccattctggcttttatggtctctgctgagaagttgggtgtaattctgataggtttgccatttatgttacttggcctttttctcttgccacttttaatattttttctttgttctgtatattttgtgtttttattattatgtggcaggaagaattttcttttctgctctattgtatttggtgttctgtaggcctcttgtatgtttatatgcatctccttctttaatttgggggaaattttcttctatgattttgtggaagatattttctggccgttggagtcaggcatcttttctttcctcaatgcctattatgctcaggtttcatcttttcatgctgtccttgatttcttaagtgtcaggaatttttcagatttagcattttctttgatggttgcttcaagttctatgattgtgtcttctagtcctgagatttgttcctccactTCTTGGATTCTGCTAGAGAAGCTCATCTCtgtgtttcttgctttcttctctaaggtctctcattcttgtttttcttctgtctgtgcctttatcattgtttctattttcatcttcagatctttaactgttttattgatttccttcatgtgtttgtattttcctgaatttcttccagtgcctctctataggcctcttttatgtcttcaacctgtttggttgcatcttcttgtatatgtttacagattttgtttcttccattatcatcatcattactaaagatttgaagTCACTTTCTTGTATATTGATTGTTTGAattctcagggttgcttttttggggggatagctgggctctggtgatgccaagttgttttgttttttgttgtttgtattcttACACtgttctttagtcatcttgctatctctgatgttgggtggtagcttctggtgtccttcactggtcattgagagtcgGTAGTTGATGAGTGATTATAGGCCacgtgcccttgcctgtggggatcagagggCTCTTCTCTGGATCTGGCAGGTGACTGGGTTTCCACTGCAGGatactttgctctacaccttaagctccagactgggtcagcagaggtaggcttctctCTAATCCCGTTCATGCTACTGAGGcaattcagaccagctgtgtatggggtgctgtttaattttctgtcctgacccctcaggcagtccagcctctcccaagagcatgggagaccccTCCAGGCTGTGGGGACTGGCCAGGCTGGATTTTATCTGCCCAGTTGTGcaggcccagaccactgtggtgGGTAGATAGGTTCCCACCCGGACCTGTTCAGACAGCAGGATTGTGGCAGTttagtcccactgagttgtgacAGCAGTTTAAAGCCTCGTCCAGacccctcagggctgtccagcttctcccaatagcgtgggagtccctgctgggctgtggggacTGGCCAAGCcaggttctatcagcccaattttgtaGGCTCAGTCTGCCGTGACCAGCAGCCTGGCTCTGGTCTGGTCCTGTTCagcataatttgttttttttccagatagggtttctctgtgtaacctcacCTGTACTGAaattcaatctgtagaccagactggcctcaaactcagagatctgcctgcctctgtctcccaagtgctggaattaaaggcatgtgccaccatcacctggctatttttaattaattaattgtgggggtgtgcatgtgccatgatgCCTTTGTGAAGGTCAGGGAGCCACATCAGAACATTGTCTTTTTTATCCCATGTAGATCCCTGGGATGGAGGGTAGGTCCTTGGATTTGGTGGTGAGCATTTTTtcacattgagccatctccctggctcccatCTCTGTAGTTTTATTTAGCTTTTATATTTAAGTGTTTTACCTTTTTTGTATATGCTACAAAGCTACATTTCTCAGTCTTCTTTGACCCATTTTGAGTTAGCTTTTTGTATATGGTGTATGTGAGGTAAGAACTTGAATCAGTTTGTTTGTGTATGGAGCTATCCAGACTATTAGTGTTTCTCCCATTAACTAGCCTTGGCAGGTCACCTTAGACCTCcacatatttattctttgttgGATAAGATGGAGcagtgtctttgtttgtttttgtttttcaacacagagtttctctgtgtagccttggctgtcttggactcaccttgtagactaagctggccttgaactcacaatggcctgcctctctttgcctccccaagtgatgggattacagatgtgtgcctctgCACACAGGTATGGAGCAGTTTCTTATGTCTGGCAATTATGCAATTATAATTGTgaattaaaggaaaattataaaaaatttgaAGCTTTTTCCAATTTAAAGGCTAagttgacaacaacaacaaaactttcctagggcaatatatatatattttatttcaggtAGGGGAGTTAACTGTGTAGTTCTGTAAGAGAGACCCCACTTACTCCTGAGGTGGATCTAACCTACTCTAAAACACTGTTTCTTTGATTACTTCAAACCAAAAATAGCTTCTGAAAGCTGGACTTATTTTGGTTTGAACTCAACCTCATATGGTGACAAATAGCTCACAGATGCCAAGTAAAGTTGTCACATAACCTAAAGATCCTCAGAACTTAGGCtcagcatggtggtgtgtgcctttaatttttttttatttatttaaaaaaaattttaatgatggaaatgaaaatatacctAGAAGTGAAGCTTCTGGGAAAaccatttgtttttctctatctTGTATCGTTCCTCAAACTTGACCTAGGCATCTCTCCTGGCCTTGCATTTCAGGTCTGGGTCTCTTAAGACATCCTTATTGACAACAGTCTTGTCCAAGGGGATATCCACAGAGTACCTGGTAGGCATGAGGTGATTGTAGTTATAAACTTTCACAACGGACTTGATCTTTGACCTCTTGGCGATTTTCTTCTTGCCCATGGCAGCTATCACTTTTCGGGGATGGCGGTCAATTCCAGCCACCAGGGCATGGCTGTCAGGGCGGTCTGAGGTGCCATCATCGATGTTCTTCACAATGATGGTTTTATGTTTGGAGTAGTGTCCAGCCAGGACCAGCACCACTTTCCCGGCTTTCATAGACTTGCCCATTTCGACAGCAAGCAACCAGCAtccaacagaaaggaaagaaggactggtgtgtgcctttaattccatagtctcactatgtagccttggatggcttggaactccttatgtagaccaggctggacttgaactcatagggctccttccacctgtctctgcctcccaagtactgaggtcAAAGCTGtttggcaccacacccagcttaaaaacaaaataatttattggtCAAGGGTCTCACCAGTGAGTGTGTAGTGTATGTCTTTGGCCTTCACTTCCGGGTATACAGAATAACAAGGTTAATCCTTCCTAGAAGATTAAAAAGAAGTGGCAGAGGCCTAGgaagataactcagtggttaaaataatTCCTGAGCAAGCATGAGAAGCTAAGGATCTGGGATATACAGCACTCGTGCCAGTGCTGGTTGATGTGGCAGGCCACTCGTGCCAGTGCTGGTTGATGTGGCAGGCCACCTGTAACTttagccctgggaaggcagataGAGTTCTCTGAAACAAGATGGCTAGCTAGTCCACATATGTAAGTTCATGGTTCAATTGAGAGACCCCCCCACCTCAATGAAcaacaagacagagagaaatggagaaaagctcCTTATGTCAACGTTGGGCTTCTATCTGCATCTGTATACATGTGCAAGTGAGCCAGAGCACACCTGTGCACCCCATTCACATGTAggcatgcacatcacacacacatacacatgaagaagaagggaaaaaggagaagagaaagattgTATCCTGTCAAGTGCAGCAACTTAGCAGGGCCAGCAGACAGGAGCTGGCACACCTCACACATGACTTTGTCCCTCCTACTGAGCTCACAATCTGATTCAGTCTTGAACACTAGGCAGACAGACCAACCTCTGCATCAAagtggaggggggaaaaaagtaaagaaagaaaagagggtgaTTTGTCTAACCTTTGCCTGGTGAAAACGACACCCCAGAATAATGTTGTTATGAGATTGCCAAGGTGTCTGATATACAAACCctatgtgagtgcacatgtattAAAACCTGAAggttttgccaggcatggtggtgcatgcctttaatcccagtactcgggaggcagaggcaggcggatcgctgtgagttcgaggccagcctggtctacaaagtgagtccaggacaagaaaggctatacagagaaaccctgtcttgaaaccctcccccaaaaaaaggcttaaagaaagaactgacttttacaagttatcttctgacctctatataaaaccatggcatgtgtgtgcatactcaggaagaaagagagaaagaaagaaaggaagaaagaaagaaaggaagaaagaaagaaagatgaaaagatgaaagagaggaagaagaagggcaTAAAAAATTGGACAAATGGCAGATGTGGGGCGTGGTGTATATTAAGGATAGAAAAGTTAATCTGTTATTGTGGCATAGTAGAGTTAAGTTGGCACATTTGTAGAAAATTGTAATCTgagacatacttttttttttttatacaaatgacagtttttggtgttctgtttaaaTTTTAGCCACAGTTTTGTGAAGTTAGGAAGAATTTAACTAATGAAAAAATTATGAGTGTTTCAGAGAGAAGGCAAGAATataagcagaaaaagaaatggccAGAGTCAGATAGCTTGGACTCAAACAGTACTTAAGTACCATTAGGCTCTTACAAAACCTGCTTTAGCTCTAACATGAGAGGCTGAATGCCCAAGTTCCTGGATATTCCACATTACTTTAGAGCACTATCTACTACCTAGGCTAGAAGAGCTAAGCGTGCTTGCCTATCATCATCCCTAAGGAAAAGCAGTATTATGCCCCTTGTGCAATATTTCAACAAATATTCCTTGCAGgcttactattttaaaaaacctaaataaatataaaaacttttgggtttttgttgttttatttttggttttggtttttggttttggtttttcgagacagggtttctctgtgtagccttgactgtcctgcactcgctttgtagaccaggctggcctcgaactcacagcaatccacctgcctctgcctccaaagtgctgggattaaaggcgtgtgccaccacacccggcctgctAAGCTATCTTAATGACCtctatttagttagtttttaCTTAAACTGGCTTAAAGTAGGAATTTCAGAATTTGAATTTCCAAGTTTAAGTGAGTAATTTTTCAGATTTGTTCATAATAAAGATATACTATCTTTATTAAAGACCACTT encodes the following:
- the LOC127196790 gene encoding 60S ribosomal protein L27-like: MGKSMKAGKVVLVLAGHYSKHKTIIVKNIDDGTSDRPDSHALVAGIDRHPRKVIAAMGKKKIAKRSKIKSVVKVYNYNHLMPTRYSVDIPLDKTVVNKDVLRDPDLKCKARRDA